The Leucobacter rhizosphaerae genome includes a region encoding these proteins:
- a CDS encoding ABC transporter ATP-binding protein, which yields MSLIDISNLNVTASDGTEIVTNGGMRIDHGEIVGVIGESGSGKSMTLKAIAGLLPGGVRARGSIRYEGEELTTLSRAKYRAFRDRELGIVYQDPRASVNPVHTLGDFLTESLRVNRRMSRAEARERAFAACREVGLSDPEQQLRAYPYQFSGGMLQRVVIAAALITEPRLILADEPTTALDVTRQAEVVALLRDQVRSRGIGMMFITHDLELAAALCDRVYVMYRGRIVDESPAERLDESTHLYTRALLKARPTLERSGNRLTTITEDLRMRIDEEVLGNGAR from the coding sequence ATGAGCCTCATCGACATCTCGAACCTCAATGTGACGGCTTCGGACGGTACTGAGATCGTCACGAACGGGGGGATGCGGATCGACCACGGTGAAATCGTCGGGGTGATCGGAGAATCCGGTTCAGGCAAGTCAATGACCCTCAAAGCGATCGCCGGGCTGCTCCCCGGTGGCGTGCGAGCCAGGGGCTCGATCCGATACGAGGGGGAAGAGCTCACCACGCTCTCCCGCGCGAAGTACCGTGCATTTCGCGATCGTGAGCTGGGGATCGTCTACCAGGATCCCCGGGCGAGCGTGAACCCGGTGCATACCCTCGGCGACTTCTTGACCGAGAGCCTGCGTGTGAATCGGCGCATGAGTCGTGCCGAGGCGCGAGAGCGCGCCTTCGCCGCTTGCCGAGAGGTTGGACTCTCCGACCCAGAGCAGCAACTCCGCGCCTACCCGTATCAGTTCTCCGGGGGAATGCTGCAGCGCGTCGTCATTGCGGCGGCGCTGATCACGGAGCCGAGGCTCATCCTCGCCGACGAACCAACGACGGCGCTCGATGTCACCCGTCAGGCCGAGGTCGTCGCACTCCTGAGGGATCAAGTGCGCTCACGCGGGATCGGCATGATGTTCATCACGCATGATCTTGAGCTCGCGGCCGCGCTCTGCGACCGGGTGTACGTGATGTACCGCGGGCGCATCGTCGACGAGTCGCCGGCAGAACGACTCGACGAGTCGACGCATCTGTATACGCGGGCACTTCTCAAGGCTCGGCCGACGCTGGAGCGCTCGGGGAACCGGCTCACGACGATCACCGAGGACCTGCGAATGCGGATCGATGAGGAGGTGCTGGGCAATGGTGCACGATGA
- a CDS encoding ABC transporter permease, with product MARSATVRPKRDLAMTISIVILILLALGAALAPWVSPQGPTESDFMNTYGSMGSGSVLGTDGSGRDILSRLLHGGRISLVAPAIIVLLAGVLGTALGIASAVTGGIVDRVISRVLDIGFAFPGMLLAILAVTMFGAGVTPVVIALAMAYIPFIGRMVRNIAVNEMALPYVDALLNVGQSRWLLALRHVLPAVLPTAMAQITVSYGYAMVDLAAMSFLGMGVQPPTADWGLMVSEGQKGIIQGHWEESITAGILIVISVAAVSLIGDRLADRVGGVRETKI from the coding sequence GTGGCGCGCAGCGCGACCGTGCGCCCGAAGCGCGACCTCGCGATGACGATTTCGATCGTGATCCTCATACTGCTCGCGCTCGGTGCAGCGCTCGCCCCGTGGGTGTCCCCCCAGGGTCCGACGGAGTCTGACTTCATGAACACGTACGGGTCCATGGGGTCAGGATCGGTGCTCGGCACCGACGGCTCCGGGCGAGACATCCTGAGCCGCCTCCTCCACGGCGGCCGTATCAGTCTGGTCGCCCCGGCGATCATCGTTCTGCTTGCGGGCGTCCTCGGCACGGCACTCGGCATCGCTTCTGCCGTCACCGGTGGCATTGTCGATCGTGTGATTTCGCGCGTGCTGGACATTGGATTCGCGTTTCCCGGCATGCTCCTCGCCATTCTTGCCGTGACGATGTTCGGCGCCGGTGTCACCCCGGTGGTCATCGCCCTCGCTATGGCATACATTCCTTTCATCGGGCGCATGGTGCGCAATATCGCCGTCAACGAGATGGCGTTGCCCTACGTCGATGCGCTGCTCAACGTCGGCCAATCGCGATGGCTGCTCGCGCTGCGACATGTGCTGCCCGCCGTGCTGCCGACAGCAATGGCTCAGATCACCGTGTCGTACGGCTACGCGATGGTGGACCTCGCCGCGATGTCGTTCCTCGGCATGGGGGTGCAGCCCCCCACCGCGGACTGGGGACTGATGGTCTCGGAAGGCCAGAAAGGCATCATTCAGGGGCACTGGGAGGAATCGATCACCGCTGGAATTCTCATCGTGATCTCAGTGGCGGCGGTCTCGCTCATTGGCGACCGACTCGCCGATCGCGTCGGCGGAGTCAGGGAGACGAAGATATGA
- a CDS encoding ABC transporter permease, with protein sequence MIRFVLVRCIEGIVTLLASSLLVFAALFLSPGDPIAILIGNRSVSEETIASLREQYLLDEPFLVRWVSWLGHVLTGDFGRSLTRRDDVWNLIEPRLGTTGLLLGMGLVAIIVVGVGLGVVAAMSGRRISDVMLGLTSVGVAVPAFVAATLLITVFAVGLGWFPTFGSGEGLGDRLHHMVLPVIALTLSSGAYVIRVTRAALREEAQRDPVQTAIGRGLPRTQIVRHHIVRNALTPIATVVAVTLTSMVVGSIVIEKAFALDGIGLLLTDAVLRKDFAVVQAICLILIAFVVVVALIVDLIQVMVDPRVRAKAVGR encoded by the coding sequence ATGATCCGTTTCGTCCTGGTGCGCTGCATCGAGGGCATCGTGACGCTCCTGGCGTCATCGCTGCTCGTCTTCGCCGCGCTCTTCCTGTCGCCGGGTGACCCGATCGCAATCCTGATCGGCAATCGCTCGGTCAGCGAGGAGACCATCGCGTCACTGCGTGAGCAGTACCTGCTGGATGAGCCGTTCCTCGTCCGCTGGGTGTCCTGGCTCGGTCATGTCCTGACCGGCGATTTCGGACGCTCACTCACTCGTCGAGACGACGTGTGGAATCTCATCGAGCCTCGACTCGGCACCACCGGACTGCTGCTCGGAATGGGGCTCGTCGCCATCATCGTGGTTGGTGTCGGGCTCGGAGTCGTTGCGGCGATGTCGGGCCGACGCATCAGCGACGTCATGCTCGGACTGACCTCGGTGGGTGTTGCGGTGCCCGCGTTCGTCGCCGCGACACTGCTGATCACCGTGTTCGCGGTCGGTCTCGGTTGGTTCCCGACCTTCGGATCCGGGGAAGGGTTGGGTGATCGCTTGCACCACATGGTGCTGCCGGTGATCGCCCTGACGCTGTCCTCGGGCGCATATGTGATTCGAGTGACTCGGGCTGCGCTTCGGGAGGAGGCGCAGCGGGATCCCGTGCAAACGGCGATCGGTCGAGGGCTGCCGCGAACCCAGATCGTTCGCCACCACATCGTCCGCAATGCACTCACACCGATTGCAACAGTGGTCGCTGTGACGCTCACCAGCATGGTCGTCGGCTCCATTGTCATCGAGAAGGCGTTCGCGCTCGATGGGATCGGTCTGCTGCTGACGGACGCGGTTCTGCGCAAGGACTTCGCGGTGGTGCAGGCGATTTGCCTGATCCTCATCGCCTTCGTGGTGGTGGTGGCACTCATCGTCGACCTCATTCAGGTGATGGTCGATCCTCGAGTACGCGCGAAGGCGGTGGGTCGATGA
- a CDS encoding ABC transporter substrate-binding protein, whose protein sequence is MALSRPSTLMMLGAITVAALALTGCSGSSDEPATSAITDVPREQTTTPAGTGPIDLVTWNLYSGEPASLDWIYAYADSENTALANMCEGLMRQNEDMSLSPALAADVQHPDDVTTVFTLRDGVTFWDGSPLTAEDVVYSLSRHLDPAAGSYWSTPFYDRVSSIEATGPSEVTVRFSQPDSLFERMLATAAGVIGKQSFVESAGEAYGTSSGGIMCTGPFAFDSWNSGSKISMVANPNYWDEEMRPMVEKLDLTFVTDESTVANSLLSGDIDGTFMPPLAATEQLASSAEGSFVLGLGTDWMAIRPTEKAGPLEQLELRQALSLILDREAVAQAVYRGTATPAVTPIQPGAWGYSRELWQTAYDELPAPVFDVEQAAELVQNAGLDGTELTIAIPADSEAEQKIGEILSAGGEQIGVSITIESIPQTSFTELYFDEQARAPYDAFIVQEYGAGVADPVVSMSEFTPLSAYNYGNNDDPVLTQSVDDALSAMDDDARAELLITGQQSMVDNLPLIPVVNLEQRVYQNSRITGATASLARLYYPWAARIGAGE, encoded by the coding sequence ATGGCTCTCTCACGACCCTCGACCCTGATGATGCTCGGGGCGATCACGGTTGCGGCACTCGCCCTGACCGGGTGCTCGGGCTCATCCGACGAGCCCGCAACCTCGGCGATCACCGATGTTCCACGCGAGCAGACGACGACGCCTGCTGGCACCGGTCCGATCGACCTGGTGACGTGGAACCTGTACTCGGGGGAGCCCGCTTCACTGGATTGGATCTACGCGTACGCCGACTCTGAGAACACCGCGTTGGCGAATATGTGCGAGGGCCTCATGCGCCAGAACGAGGACATGTCGCTGTCGCCTGCACTGGCCGCCGACGTCCAGCATCCCGACGACGTGACCACGGTCTTCACCCTGCGGGACGGAGTGACGTTCTGGGACGGCAGCCCGCTCACGGCTGAGGATGTGGTCTACAGCCTGAGCCGGCACCTCGATCCCGCCGCCGGGTCGTACTGGTCGACTCCGTTCTACGATCGCGTCAGCTCGATTGAGGCGACGGGGCCAAGTGAGGTCACGGTGCGATTCTCGCAGCCCGACTCGCTGTTCGAACGTATGCTGGCGACCGCAGCCGGCGTGATCGGGAAGCAGAGCTTCGTCGAGTCCGCGGGCGAGGCCTACGGCACTTCAAGCGGTGGCATCATGTGCACCGGACCGTTTGCGTTCGACTCCTGGAATTCGGGATCAAAGATCAGCATGGTCGCCAATCCGAACTATTGGGACGAGGAGATGCGACCGATGGTCGAGAAGCTCGATCTGACGTTCGTGACCGACGAATCCACCGTGGCCAACAGCCTCCTTTCGGGGGATATCGACGGCACATTCATGCCGCCGCTCGCCGCGACCGAGCAGCTCGCGTCGAGCGCAGAGGGTTCGTTCGTACTCGGACTCGGGACCGATTGGATGGCAATCCGGCCCACTGAGAAAGCCGGCCCATTGGAACAACTCGAACTGCGACAGGCACTCAGCCTGATCCTTGATCGCGAGGCCGTGGCGCAAGCGGTGTACCGAGGGACTGCGACCCCAGCGGTCACTCCGATCCAGCCTGGCGCCTGGGGATACTCGCGCGAGCTGTGGCAAACAGCCTATGACGAGCTGCCCGCACCGGTCTTCGATGTCGAGCAGGCGGCCGAGTTGGTGCAGAACGCCGGACTCGACGGCACTGAGCTCACGATCGCCATTCCTGCAGACAGTGAAGCCGAGCAGAAGATCGGGGAGATCTTGTCGGCCGGAGGCGAGCAGATCGGCGTCTCGATCACGATCGAGTCGATTCCGCAGACATCGTTCACGGAGCTCTACTTCGATGAACAGGCACGTGCTCCCTACGACGCCTTCATCGTGCAGGAGTACGGTGCGGGGGTGGCGGATCCTGTGGTGAGCATGAGCGAGTTCACTCCGTTGAGCGCCTACAACTACGGCAACAACGATGATCCGGTTCTCACCCAGAGCGTTGACGACGCGCTGAGCGCGATGGATGACGATGCGCGCGCTGAACTGCTCATCACCGGCCAGCAGAGCATGGTCGACAATCTGCCGTTGATCCCCGTCGTCAATCTCGAGCAGCGCGTGTACCAGAACTCCCGCATCACGGGAGCCACGGCATCGCTCGCCCGCCTCTACTACCCCTGGGCCGCGCGAATCGGCGCGGGCGAGTAG
- a CDS encoding M24 family metallopeptidase gives MATTSRTLITADEYRDRIASLRAVLADRGFHAALVWGRGGGTADRGADVRYLTGFYPVFPTIRDVSGLWSDRGLSALLVSSDEVLLFSDDSDASESTSGVTGFISRSGVSDRTLVGDVIAALRDRPQLTDVAILSGDAMSGQQARRLLADAHAAQLSLTWDEELIEELRLRKSPDEVALMRQAARVAEAALEAGFAATAPGVAESEVVAAMVHEVAAHEAAFANAFVYTTPLDGTAADNRQPTHGSRALEAGDLFTIDITGTYGGYFFDLARSWVVGGSPTAAQNRAYDVARRSVDEIVSDMRPGVRLGEASARGSAVLRDAGIDPDSGEFPARGHGLGLAFEAPWVRDDSDLVLEPGMVISIEQFVSLDGASATFERNILIGSSGPEDLVAVRDFWAASTELEAH, from the coding sequence ATGGCGACGACATCCCGTACCCTCATCACCGCGGATGAGTACCGCGACCGGATCGCAAGCCTTCGCGCAGTCCTTGCCGATCGCGGCTTCCATGCAGCGCTGGTCTGGGGGCGCGGCGGCGGCACGGCCGATCGCGGCGCAGACGTGCGATACCTGACGGGCTTCTACCCGGTGTTTCCGACCATCCGCGATGTCTCGGGACTCTGGAGCGATCGGGGTCTTTCCGCCCTGCTCGTCAGCAGTGATGAGGTCCTGCTCTTCTCCGACGACTCGGATGCATCGGAGTCGACTTCGGGGGTCACTGGTTTCATCTCGAGGAGCGGGGTGAGTGACCGCACACTGGTGGGAGATGTCATCGCCGCGCTCCGTGACCGTCCGCAGCTGACCGATGTTGCGATCCTCTCCGGAGACGCGATGTCGGGTCAACAGGCACGGCGACTCCTCGCAGACGCTCACGCGGCGCAGCTTTCCCTGACCTGGGATGAAGAACTGATCGAAGAGCTTCGGCTGCGGAAGTCGCCCGATGAGGTCGCCCTGATGCGGCAGGCAGCGCGCGTCGCCGAGGCCGCACTTGAAGCGGGGTTCGCGGCCACGGCTCCCGGCGTCGCCGAATCCGAGGTTGTTGCAGCAATGGTCCACGAGGTGGCCGCGCACGAGGCCGCCTTCGCAAACGCGTTCGTCTACACCACGCCACTCGACGGCACGGCCGCGGACAACCGCCAGCCCACTCATGGCAGCCGTGCACTCGAGGCCGGGGACCTGTTCACCATCGACATCACTGGGACCTACGGCGGATACTTCTTCGACCTCGCGCGGAGTTGGGTCGTCGGAGGTTCCCCGACTGCTGCGCAGAACCGCGCCTACGATGTGGCGCGGCGGAGCGTCGATGAGATCGTCTCCGACATGCGCCCGGGTGTTCGGCTCGGAGAGGCCTCAGCTCGGGGGTCCGCGGTGCTGCGCGACGCGGGCATCGATCCGGATTCGGGCGAGTTCCCTGCGCGGGGTCACGGGCTCGGTCTCGCGTTCGAAGCCCCGTGGGTGCGCGATGACAGCGACCTGGTACTCGAACCGGGAATGGTGATCTCGATTGAACAATTCGTCTCGCTCGACGGGGCGAGCGCAACCTTCGAACGCAATATCCTCATCGGGTCCTCGGGCCCGGAAGACCTCGTGGCGGTCCGGGACTTCTGGGCCGCATCGACTGAACTGGAGGCACACTGA
- the pyrE gene encoding orotate phosphoribosyltransferase, protein MTSAREQLIDLIKEEAVFHGDFTLTSGKKASYYIDMRKLSLDHRAAPLIGQVMLDLIDDIDGVVAVGGLTMGADPIASAILHQGVARGLTYDAFVVRKEPKDHGRGRQVEGPDLNGKRVIVVEDTSTTGGSPLQAIEALKKVGAEIAGVAVVVDRQAPAKARIEGEGYEYRFAIGLEDLGLSPQ, encoded by the coding sequence ATGACCAGCGCACGCGAACAGCTCATCGACCTGATCAAGGAAGAGGCCGTGTTCCACGGCGACTTCACCCTCACCAGCGGGAAGAAGGCGAGCTACTACATCGACATGCGCAAGCTCAGCCTCGATCACCGCGCGGCTCCTCTCATCGGTCAGGTCATGCTCGACCTCATCGACGACATCGACGGGGTCGTCGCGGTCGGTGGGCTCACCATGGGCGCGGATCCGATCGCGTCGGCGATCCTGCACCAGGGTGTCGCGCGAGGCCTCACCTACGATGCGTTCGTGGTGCGCAAGGAACCGAAGGACCACGGTCGCGGTCGTCAGGTCGAGGGTCCGGATCTGAACGGGAAGCGCGTGATCGTCGTCGAGGATACCTCGACCACGGGCGGATCGCCGCTGCAGGCGATCGAGGCGCTCAAGAAGGTTGGCGCGGAGATCGCGGGCGTCGCGGTGGTCGTGGATCGCCAGGCGCCGGCGAAGGCCCGAATTGAGGGCGAGGGGTACGAGTACCGCTTCGCGATCGGGCTCGAAGATCTCGGGCTCAGCCCGCAGTAG